One part of the Kryptolebias marmoratus isolate JLee-2015 linkage group LG13, ASM164957v2, whole genome shotgun sequence genome encodes these proteins:
- the LOC108247605 gene encoding transgelin: MANKGPSYGLSREVQSKIDKKYDPELEERLVAWIMAQCGSGVGQPQPDKTGFQNWLKDGCVLCELINSLHGANKPIKTIKTSTMAFKQMEQIALFLKAAESYGVIKTDMFQTVDLFEGKDLAAVQRTLLALGSLAVTKNDGNYKGDPNWFPKKSQENRREFSEDQLNEGRNVIGLQMGTNKGASQAGMTGYGRPRQIINNP, from the exons ATGGCAAACAAAGGTCCTTCCTACGGTCTGAGCCGCGAGGTTCAGAGTAAGATCGATAAGAAGTACGACCCGGAGCTGGAGGAGAGACTGGTGGCGTGGATCATGGCTCAGTGTGGCTCTGGAGTGGGACAGCCTCAGCCAGACAAGACCGGCTTCCAAAACTGGCTCAAGGATGGATGT GTCCTCTGTGAGCTCATCAACAGTCTGCATGGAGCCAACAAGCCCATCAAGACCATCAAAACCTCCACCATGGCATTCAAGCAGATGGAGCAAATCGCCTTGTTCCTCAAAGCTGCCGAGAGTTATGGCGTCATCAAAACAGACATGTTCCAAACTGTAGATCTGTTTGAGG GCAAAGACCTGGCTGCCGTCCAGAGGACCCTGCTGGCCCTGGGTAGTCTGGCTGTCACAAAGAATGATGGGAATTACAAAGGAGATCCCAACTGGTTCCCCAA AAAGTCTCAGGAGAACCGGAGAGAGTTCTCAGAGGATCAGCTGAATGAAGGCAGGAACGTCATAGGCCTGCAGATGGGCACGAATAAAGGAGCGTCCCAGGCCGGCATGACGGGTTATGGACGGCCGAGGCAGATCATCAACAACCCCTGA